In Leifsonia sp. PS1209, the genomic stretch GGAGACGTTGTCGCGGTCCTGCGGGAGGGTGATCTCCGTGCAGAGGTTGGACAGGTGGATGGTGCCGGTGTTGTTGTTGAGGGCACGGTTGTTGATGGTGTCCTTCCAGGTCAGCCACGGGTGGCTGGTGGTCTGGAGGCTCATCAGGATGTCCTTGAACTGCGAGCGAGCGCTGATCTTCTTGAACATGTGCAGGCGGCCGGCCTCTGCCTCGCCGACGTAGAACGCGTAGCGCTCCGAGAACTCCTTGCCGTAGAGCTCGTTGAGGTCGGCGACCTCCAGCGGGTCGAAGAGGTACCAGTCACCGTCGTTCTGAACGCGCTTCATGAACTCGTCGCTGATCCACACGGCCGTGTTGGCGGTGCGGGTGCGGCGGTACGGGTCGCCGGAGTTCTGGCGGAGGTCGAGGAACTCCGGGAAGTCCATGTGCCAGTTCTCCATGTAGAAGCAGAGGGCGCCGAACTTCTTTCCACCGCGGCTGACCGCGCGCAGCACCGAGTCGATCGTGTGCATGAACGGGATGGGGCCGGTGGAGGTGGTGTTGTTGGAGCGGATGGGCGAGCCCTGGGCGCGCAGCTTGGTGACGGAGAGGCCGATGCCGCCCGTGCCCTTGGTGAGCCACATCACGTCGCGCACGCTCTTGGCGATGTGCTCGATGTCGTCCTGCATCTCCATGACGAAGCAGTTGGAGAGCTGCGGGTATGCGGTGCCCGCGTTGACGAGGGTGGAGCCGGCCGCGAGGTATTCGAGCTTCGACATCTTGTTGTAGAACTCGAGCGCGTGGGTGGTGGGGTCTGCCTCGTTGAGGGACAGGCCCATCGCGATGCGCATCCAGAAGTACTGCGGCACCTCGAGGGTCTCGCCGTTGCGGGCCTTGATGCCGTAGCGGTTGTTGAGGGTGACGACGCCGATGTACTTGAGCAGGCCGTCCCGCGACGGGTCGAGGTAGCCGGCAAGGCGGTCGAGGTCGAAGAGGTCGGTGAAGCGCGGGTCGAGCAGCTGCTCGGAGACGCCGCGCTCGATGTATGCGCGGAAGTGGCTGGCGTGCAGGGCGACGAGCTCGTCGTGGCCCTCGTAGTCGCCGAGGACGCGCTTGTAGATCGTCTTGAGCAGGAGGCGGGCGGCCACCGTGTCGAACGCCGGGTCGTCCTTCACGTTCTGCAGGGCGACCTGGATCACGGCCTCGTCGAGCTGCTGGGTCGTGATGCCGTCGAACAGCGTCAGTTCGAGCTCGCTGGCGATCTGGGTGACCCAGGTGATGTTCTCGTCGAGCCCCTGCGCGGCGGTCTCGATGGCCAGGTTGATCTTGTTCGCGTCGTACGGCTCCCG encodes the following:
- a CDS encoding ribonucleoside-diphosphate reductase subunit alpha; the encoded protein is MAITVVKRNGEREPYDANKINLAIETAAQGLDENITWVTQIASELELTLFDGITTQQLDEAVIQVALQNVKDDPAFDTVAARLLLKTIYKRVLGDYEGHDELVALHASHFRAYIERGVSEQLLDPRFTDLFDLDRLAGYLDPSRDGLLKYIGVVTLNNRYGIKARNGETLEVPQYFWMRIAMGLSLNEADPTTHALEFYNKMSKLEYLAAGSTLVNAGTAYPQLSNCFVMEMQDDIEHIAKSVRDVMWLTKGTGGIGLSVTKLRAQGSPIRSNNTTSTGPIPFMHTIDSVLRAVSRGGKKFGALCFYMENWHMDFPEFLDLRQNSGDPYRRTRTANTAVWISDEFMKRVQNDGDWYLFDPLEVADLNELYGKEFSERYAFYVGEAEAGRLHMFKKISARSQFKDILMSLQTTSHPWLTWKDTINNRALNNNTGTIHLSNLCTEITLPQDRDNVSVCNLASINLSRHLVDGKMDWARIEESARSAVRQLDNLIDITISSVDEADFSNQQNRAIGLGVMGFTDIVERLGFSYESEEAYDLIDEIMEHVSYAAIDESADLAKERGAYPNFDGSRWSQGLVPFDSIALTEADRGVPIKVNRTTRLDWDRLREKVKGGMRNATLMAIAPTASIGLVAGTTPGFDPQFSQIFSRSTSSGKFLEVNRNLVEALQARGLWESTRESILRSQGDIQNVAEIPDDLKAAFKTSFQLSPYAFLEVAARAQKWIDQAISRNMYLETRDIGDMMDIYYAAWERGVKTTYYLHMKPRHQAEQSTVKVNKAEEISGGRKGFATVGAGAPAASTEKAEAPAAPARRGFGFGGLSTGGEK